The following coding sequences lie in one Frigoribacterium sp. SL97 genomic window:
- a CDS encoding intradiol ring-cleavage dioxygenase produces the protein MSDPRPTRIPEPDRTPEGPAYEGRLLDRVDDEVVDQGVAFDLRTLVSRRSVLGLIGLGAGSVVLAACTSATGAGGTGASSTATASPSPSASAGAATTLPAGEIPDETAGPYPGDGSNGADVLERSGIVRSDIRSSLDGGTTAAGVPITLSMTVLDMANGDVPFADVAVYVWHCDAAGGYSMYSDGITGETYLRGVQVADASGTVTFSSVFPACYSGRWPHVHFEVYPDVGSITDSTNAIATSQLALPADACRTVYALSDYDGSTANLGRVSLADDNVFSDDSGALQLPTVTGDATSGYALALTVRVDTGTTPTAGAAPGGGGAPARAEPPRPHGDGRRRGARPPRTAPPRVVAYW, from the coding sequence ATGAGCGACCCCCGCCCGACCCGCATCCCCGAACCCGACCGCACGCCCGAGGGCCCTGCCTACGAGGGCCGACTGCTCGACCGCGTCGACGACGAGGTCGTCGACCAGGGCGTCGCCTTCGACCTGCGGACGCTCGTCTCGCGCCGCAGCGTGCTGGGCCTGATCGGGCTCGGGGCGGGCAGCGTCGTGCTCGCCGCCTGCACGTCGGCCACGGGGGCGGGCGGGACCGGCGCCTCCTCGACCGCCACGGCGTCGCCGAGCCCGAGCGCCTCCGCGGGCGCGGCCACCACGCTGCCGGCGGGCGAGATCCCCGACGAGACCGCCGGGCCCTACCCTGGCGACGGCTCGAACGGAGCCGACGTGCTCGAGCGGTCGGGCATCGTGCGCAGCGACATCCGGTCGAGCCTCGACGGTGGCACCACCGCGGCGGGGGTGCCGATCACGCTGAGCATGACGGTGCTCGACATGGCGAACGGCGACGTGCCGTTCGCCGACGTCGCCGTCTACGTCTGGCACTGCGACGCGGCCGGCGGGTACTCGATGTACTCGGACGGCATCACGGGCGAGACCTACCTGCGCGGCGTGCAGGTCGCCGACGCCTCCGGCACCGTGACCTTCTCGTCGGTCTTCCCGGCCTGCTACTCGGGGCGATGGCCGCACGTCCACTTCGAGGTCTACCCCGACGTGGGGTCGATCACCGATTCGACGAACGCGATCGCGACGTCCCAGCTCGCCCTGCCCGCGGACGCGTGCCGGACCGTCTACGCGCTCTCGGACTACGACGGTTCGACGGCCAACCTCGGGCGGGTCAGCCTCGCCGACGACAACGTCTTCAGCGACGACAGCGGGGCACTCCAGCTGCCGACGGTGACGGGCGACGCGACGTCGGGCTACGCACTGGCGCTGACCGTCCGCGTCGACACGGGCACGACACCCACCGCCGGCGCCGCACCCGGTGGCGGCGGCGCCCCGGCTCGCGCTGAGCCGCCGAGACCCCATGGCGACGGAAGGAGGCGCGGTGCGAGACCTCCTCGCACCGCGCCTCCTCGGGTCGTCGCCTACTGGTAG
- a CDS encoding glycoside hydrolase family 16 protein: protein MMRTDQHLTTRTLTRRTLTRRTLTGVGLAAAAALAATTVAATPAPASAETSAQQAIVWSQEFDGGAGSAPDPSVWNLETGGGGWGNGELQNYTNSRSNSALDGNGNLVITAKREGDGSYTSARLTTQDKYTAQYGRVEARIQIPRGQGIWPAFWMLGADLPTNAWPSAGEIDIMENVGFEPHRVHGTVHGPGYSGGEGLTSTWQHPQGWSIADDFHTFAVDWAPGSITWSVDGQVYHQVTPASTGGDPWVFDKPFFIILNVAVGGAWPGYPDGSTPLPQQMKVDYVRVYQ, encoded by the coding sequence ATGATGAGGACCGACCAGCACCTGACGACACGCACCCTGACCCGTCGCACCCTGACGCGTCGCACCCTGACCGGCGTCGGTCTGGCCGCCGCCGCGGCGCTCGCCGCGACCACGGTCGCCGCCACGCCCGCCCCGGCCTCGGCCGAGACCTCCGCCCAGCAGGCGATCGTCTGGTCCCAGGAGTTCGACGGCGGCGCGGGCAGCGCCCCCGACCCCTCGGTCTGGAACCTCGAGACCGGTGGGGGCGGCTGGGGCAACGGCGAGCTGCAGAACTACACGAACTCGCGGTCGAACTCGGCCCTGGACGGCAACGGCAACCTCGTGATCACCGCGAAGCGCGAGGGCGACGGGTCGTACACCTCGGCCCGGCTGACCACGCAGGACAAGTACACGGCGCAGTACGGCCGGGTCGAGGCGCGCATCCAGATCCCGCGCGGCCAGGGCATCTGGCCGGCCTTCTGGATGCTCGGGGCCGACCTGCCCACGAACGCCTGGCCGAGCGCGGGCGAGATCGACATCATGGAGAACGTCGGCTTCGAGCCGCACCGCGTGCACGGCACCGTGCACGGCCCCGGCTACTCGGGCGGTGAGGGCCTGACCAGCACGTGGCAGCACCCGCAGGGGTGGTCGATCGCCGACGACTTCCACACCTTCGCGGTCGACTGGGCACCCGGCTCGATCACCTGGTCGGTCGACGGGCAGGTCTACCACCAGGTCACGCCGGCCAGCACGGGCGGTGACCCGTGGGTCTTCGACAAGCCCTTCTTCATCATCCTCAACGTCGCGGTCGGAGGTGCCTGGCCCGGCTACCCCGACGGCAGCACCCCGCTGCCGCAGCAGATGAAGGTCGACTACGTGCGCGTCTACCAGTAG
- a CDS encoding amino acid ABC transporter ATP-binding protein, which yields MTTLTAPPAVPSVQTAGDLEIRGLTKDFGATRVLHGIDLVVPAGSTTCIIGPSGSGKSTVLRCINRLEEPSGGEVLLDGTDVLHGSEDALRRRVGMVFQHFNLFPHRTVLDNIVLPLRRVRRVSAAEARRVALERLTEVGLAEKADVRPASLSGGQKQRVAIARALALGPEVMLFDEATSALDPELVKGVLALMKGLAGAGMTMVVVTHEMGFAREAADQVVFMDRGVVVEAGPPAQLFDHPRTDRLKTFLDQVL from the coding sequence ATGACCACCCTCACCGCGCCTCCTGCCGTGCCCTCGGTCCAGACCGCCGGCGACCTCGAGATCCGGGGCCTGACCAAGGACTTCGGCGCCACCCGGGTGCTGCACGGCATCGACCTCGTGGTGCCCGCCGGTTCGACGACCTGCATCATCGGCCCCTCGGGGTCGGGCAAGTCGACGGTGTTGCGCTGCATCAACCGCCTCGAGGAGCCCTCGGGCGGCGAGGTGCTGCTCGACGGGACGGACGTGCTGCACGGCTCCGAGGACGCGCTGCGTCGTCGGGTCGGCATGGTGTTCCAGCACTTCAACCTGTTCCCGCACCGGACGGTGCTCGACAACATCGTGCTGCCGCTCCGCCGGGTGCGTCGGGTGTCGGCGGCCGAGGCCCGACGGGTCGCGCTCGAGCGCCTCACCGAGGTCGGGCTCGCCGAGAAGGCCGACGTACGGCCCGCGTCCCTCTCGGGAGGCCAGAAGCAGCGCGTCGCCATCGCCCGGGCCCTGGCGCTCGGCCCCGAGGTCATGCTCTTCGACGAGGCCACCTCGGCCCTCGACCCCGAGCTGGTCAAGGGCGTGCTCGCCCTGATGAAGGGCCTGGCCGGCGCGGGCATGACCATGGTCGTCGTCACCCACGAGATGGGCTTCGCCCGCGAGGCCGCCGACCAGGTCGTCTTCATGGACCGTGGCGTCGTCGTCGAGGCCGGGCCGCCGGCCCAGCTCTTCGACCACCCGCGCACCGACCGGCTGAAGACCTTCCTCGACCAGGTGCTCTGA
- a CDS encoding amino acid ABC transporter permease — protein sequence MLRTLPDMLAYGVWNTLLLALCATAIGIVVGLLLAVMGTSRHRLPRVLSRIYTDVFRGLPAILTILLIGTGLSPLFNLFTRGNPYPLGILALSLIASAYIGEIFRAGILAVDRGQLEASRALGMSHGDSMRLVVIPQGIRQVLPSLVNQFIAIVKDSSLVYFLGLITSQRELFRIGQDAAITNGNLSPLVLAGVFYLIITVPLTHLVNVIDRRLREGRSFGRRPSGTVPPASPPTSAGAVATAAPATSAATASAATTEPLAPATSGAPR from the coding sequence ATGCTGCGCACGCTGCCCGACATGCTCGCCTACGGGGTGTGGAACACGCTGCTGCTGGCCCTCTGCGCCACGGCGATCGGCATCGTGGTCGGGCTGCTGCTCGCGGTGATGGGCACGAGCCGCCATCGCCTGCCGCGCGTGCTCAGCCGCATCTATACCGACGTGTTCCGCGGCCTCCCGGCCATCCTCACGATCCTGCTGATCGGCACGGGCCTGTCCCCGCTGTTCAACCTGTTCACGCGGGGGAACCCGTACCCGCTGGGCATCCTCGCCCTCAGCCTGATCGCCAGCGCGTACATCGGCGAGATCTTCCGGGCCGGCATCCTCGCGGTCGACCGCGGCCAGCTCGAGGCGTCCCGGGCGCTCGGCATGAGCCACGGCGACTCGATGCGGCTCGTCGTGATCCCGCAGGGCATCCGCCAGGTGCTCCCGTCGCTGGTGAACCAGTTCATCGCGATCGTCAAGGACTCGTCGCTCGTGTACTTCCTCGGCCTGATCACGTCGCAGCGCGAGCTGTTCCGCATCGGGCAGGACGCGGCCATCACCAACGGCAACCTCTCGCCGCTCGTGCTGGCGGGCGTGTTCTACCTGATCATCACGGTGCCGTTGACGCACCTGGTCAACGTCATCGACCGCCGGCTGCGCGAGGGCCGCTCGTTCGGGAGGCGCCCGTCGGGCACGGTGCCACCGGCCTCCCCGCCGACCTCGGCGGGAGCGGTCGCCACGGCCGCCCCCGCCACCTCGGCCGCCACCGCCTCGGCCGCCACCACCGAACCCCTCGCCCCCGCCACGTCTGGAGCCCCTCGATGA
- a CDS encoding ABC transporter substrate-binding protein: MTRRTTTRLTAALAAVAALGLALTACSSGGSEAGASNELDTVSAGTLRIGTTGDTKPYAYTEDGELQGFDVEMAKEVAKRLGLKTEFVTQEFSALLPAVANGQLDMAAASISDTEEREKTVDFSDHYFIGYISVLAADGSGITDDESSLDGKRLGIVQGTIQDSYAQENFTGAELVRFPDNNSAVAALGSGTIDAHFLDFPVAEEYAAASNGSQTIAINVAVPEFPVGFPIAKGNDALKTAVDGAVADIVADGTWLEIDQEFFPDQPVPDEFQPSE, from the coding sequence ATGACCAGACGAACGACCACCCGCCTCACGGCCGCCCTCGCCGCGGTCGCCGCCCTCGGCCTCGCCCTGACCGCCTGCTCGTCGGGCGGCTCCGAAGCCGGCGCCTCGAACGAGCTGGACACCGTCTCGGCCGGCACGTTGCGGATCGGCACGACCGGCGACACGAAGCCCTACGCCTACACCGAGGACGGCGAGCTGCAGGGCTTCGACGTCGAGATGGCGAAGGAGGTCGCGAAGCGCCTCGGGCTGAAGACCGAGTTCGTCACGCAGGAGTTCTCGGCCCTGCTGCCCGCCGTCGCCAACGGGCAACTCGACATGGCGGCCGCGTCCATCAGCGACACCGAAGAACGCGAGAAGACGGTCGACTTCAGCGACCACTACTTCATCGGGTACATCTCGGTCCTGGCCGCCGACGGCTCGGGCATCACCGACGACGAGTCCTCGCTCGACGGCAAGCGCCTCGGCATCGTCCAGGGCACGATCCAGGACAGCTACGCGCAGGAGAACTTCACCGGTGCCGAGCTCGTGCGCTTCCCCGACAACAACAGCGCCGTCGCCGCGCTGGGCTCGGGCACCATCGACGCGCACTTCCTCGACTTCCCCGTGGCCGAGGAGTACGCGGCGGCGTCGAACGGCTCGCAGACCATCGCGATCAACGTCGCCGTGCCGGAGTTCCCGGTGGGCTTCCCGATCGCGAAGGGCAACGACGCACTGAAGACGGCCGTGGACGGTGCTGTCGCCGACATCGTCGCCGACGGCACCTGGCTCGAGATCGACCAGGAGTTCTTCCCGGACCAGCCCGTGCCCGACGAGTTCCAGCCGAGCGAGTGA
- the solA gene encoding N-methyl-L-tryptophan oxidase, with protein MNDATTASSVPGPTDPSLDADVIVVGLGAWGAQALWRLAERGRRVIGVERFGIGHPMGSTHGATRLFRIACMEHPGLAPIATRARDLWCDLGERTGQTLLRQTGGVMVGPRDGHVVAGTLRAVHEAGLESTVFEHDELVARFPQYAGFGPDDIGVWDPAAGISYPEKGVRAAVEVARSLGATVLTDTRVTAIDPVDGGVEVTAGGRVLRAARVVVTLGAWTPQFVDHPLVARRTPLFWFEGTTPEATAPGGDFDLAAFPVFIRQLPDGTTLWGHGADRGDGDGYAVKIGLEDSGGAFEDAEADTVDRYIHPAADYGMLSAAVARAFPGLDPTPAKAIACMVTNSPDRQFVIGHPGGDPRVVVAGGDSGHGFKHAPAIGELLAQLAVDEEPFTDIDFMSPDRGYDGTSWLDEDDHTAAAATDTVDRLAVPS; from the coding sequence ATGAACGACGCCACCACCGCCTCCTCGGTACCAGGACCCACCGACCCGTCCCTCGACGCCGACGTCATCGTCGTCGGGCTCGGCGCCTGGGGGGCACAGGCGCTCTGGCGCCTCGCCGAGCGGGGACGGCGCGTGATCGGCGTCGAGCGCTTCGGCATTGGCCACCCGATGGGCTCGACCCACGGCGCGACCCGGCTGTTCCGCATCGCCTGCATGGAGCACCCGGGGCTCGCCCCGATCGCGACCCGCGCCCGCGACCTCTGGTGCGACCTCGGCGAGCGCACCGGTCAGACCCTCCTGCGTCAGACCGGCGGCGTCATGGTCGGCCCCCGCGACGGCCACGTCGTCGCCGGCACCCTGCGTGCCGTCCACGAGGCCGGGCTCGAGTCGACGGTCTTCGAGCACGACGAACTCGTCGCGCGGTTCCCGCAGTACGCCGGCTTCGGCCCCGACGACATCGGCGTGTGGGACCCCGCCGCCGGCATCAGCTACCCCGAGAAGGGCGTGCGGGCCGCCGTCGAGGTGGCCCGGTCGCTCGGCGCGACCGTGCTGACCGACACCCGGGTGACGGCGATCGACCCCGTCGACGGGGGAGTCGAGGTCACGGCCGGGGGACGCGTGCTGCGGGCCGCCCGCGTGGTCGTGACGCTCGGTGCCTGGACCCCGCAGTTCGTCGACCATCCCCTCGTCGCCCGCCGCACCCCGCTCTTCTGGTTCGAGGGCACGACCCCCGAGGCGACGGCACCGGGCGGCGACTTCGACCTCGCGGCCTTCCCGGTGTTCATCCGCCAGCTGCCCGACGGCACCACCCTCTGGGGCCACGGCGCCGACCGGGGCGACGGTGACGGCTACGCCGTCAAGATCGGCCTCGAGGACTCGGGCGGTGCCTTCGAGGACGCCGAGGCCGACACCGTGGACCGGTACATCCACCCCGCGGCGGACTACGGCATGCTCTCGGCAGCCGTGGCCCGGGCCTTCCCGGGGCTCGACCCGACCCCCGCCAAGGCGATCGCCTGCATGGTGACGAACTCGCCCGACCGGCAGTTCGTCATCGGCCACCCCGGCGGCGACCCCCGCGTCGTGGTCGCCGGCGGCGACAGCGGCCACGGCTTCAAGCACGCCCCCGCGATCGGGGAGCTGCTCGCGCAGCTGGCCGTCGACGAGGAACCGTTCACCGACATCGACTTCATGAGCCCCGACCGCGGCTACGACGGCACGTCCTGGCTCGACGAGGACGACCACACGGCTGCGGCCGCCACCGACACGGTCGACCGCCTGGCCGTGCCGTCCTGA
- a CDS encoding LysR family transcriptional regulator: MEIRELTYFMAVADDLSFTKAAARLQMSQPPLSQAISRLEAKLGTRLFERQARTAPRLTPAGELLKREGKRILHQIEQTESLLDSVVADVQPLRVGSISSVLAGLLPTVVRAFSASHPGARVLVEESEEQAILSDLVRGSVDLGFTRVRSIDDRFEVEQLALEPLVVALPDTHRLAGETSVPLGELAEDDFIMFNREDAPQAYDRIVMSCVRAGFNPRIPIHAVNDLSMLSTVACGLGVSLMPYLSSYIPIPGVRFVTIAEDWARTALSMLWLSGRPNPMTTAFTAQIRTELTVMRDRDLRAGRITLELIGG; encoded by the coding sequence ATGGAGATCCGAGAACTCACCTACTTCATGGCGGTCGCCGACGACCTGTCGTTCACGAAGGCCGCCGCGCGGTTGCAGATGAGCCAGCCGCCGCTCAGCCAGGCCATCTCACGACTCGAGGCGAAGCTCGGCACGCGGTTGTTCGAGCGGCAGGCGCGGACGGCCCCCCGACTGACCCCCGCGGGCGAACTGCTGAAGCGCGAAGGCAAGCGCATCCTGCACCAGATCGAGCAGACCGAGTCGCTGCTCGACTCGGTCGTGGCCGACGTCCAACCGCTGCGGGTGGGCAGCATCAGCTCGGTGCTCGCCGGCCTGCTGCCGACCGTGGTGCGGGCGTTCTCCGCGTCGCACCCGGGTGCCCGGGTGCTCGTCGAGGAGAGCGAGGAGCAGGCGATCCTGTCCGACCTCGTCCGCGGGTCGGTCGACCTGGGGTTCACGCGCGTCCGGTCGATCGACGACCGGTTCGAGGTCGAGCAGCTGGCTCTCGAGCCGCTGGTCGTGGCCCTGCCCGACACCCACCGCCTGGCCGGCGAGACCTCGGTGCCGCTCGGCGAACTGGCCGAGGACGACTTCATCATGTTCAACCGCGAGGACGCACCCCAGGCCTACGACCGCATCGTCATGTCGTGCGTCCGCGCCGGGTTCAACCCCCGCATCCCCATCCACGCGGTCAACGACCTCTCGATGCTGAGCACGGTCGCCTGCGGCCTCGGCGTCTCGCTCATGCCCTACCTCTCGTCGTACATCCCGATCCCCGGCGTCCGCTTCGTCACCATCGCCGAGGACTGGGCGCGGACGGCCCTGTCGATGCTCTGGCTCTCCGGCCGGCCGAACCCGATGACGACGGCCTTCACGGCGCAGATCCGGACCGAGCTCACCGTGATGCGCGACCGCGACCTGCGGGCCGGGCGCATCACCCTCGAGTTGATCGGCGGTTGA
- a CDS encoding ATP-dependent DNA ligase: MGKLAYDRSLTIDFDDRTLAHLQIVIGMKMRRGESFYFSWKDDHQVGDGRTSIWLHPTIPLVYKYYGSRSPAINPAWIHALEVSANTNAGLQIVPEPSVPASKAT, translated from the coding sequence ATGGGCAAACTCGCTTACGACCGCTCGTTGACCATCGATTTTGACGACCGCACCCTCGCCCATCTCCAGATCGTCATCGGCATGAAGATGCGTCGCGGTGAATCGTTCTACTTCTCGTGGAAGGACGACCATCAGGTCGGAGACGGCCGCACGAGCATCTGGCTGCACCCGACCATCCCACTGGTGTACAAGTACTATGGCTCGCGCAGCCCGGCCATCAACCCTGCATGGATCCACGCCCTCGAGGTCAGTGCCAACACGAATGCGGGTCTGCAGATCGTGCCCGAGCCCTCCGTGCCCGCCAGTAAGGCCACCTGA
- a CDS encoding GAF domain-containing protein has protein sequence MSRPFLDLFPVSGVSIATVGPVLGSETLTATDDTALRLDELQFDLGEGPCWDAMRTGSPVLVSDARASSSAVWPTFGPAIVDLDVQAMFVFPVRVGPL, from the coding sequence TTGTCACGGCCCTTCCTCGACCTCTTCCCCGTCTCCGGGGTCTCGATCGCCACCGTGGGCCCCGTCCTCGGCAGCGAGACCCTGACGGCGACGGACGACACCGCCCTGCGGCTCGACGAGCTGCAGTTCGACCTCGGCGAGGGCCCGTGCTGGGACGCCATGCGCACCGGCAGCCCGGTGCTGGTGTCCGACGCGCGTGCGTCGTCCAGTGCCGTCTGGCCCACGTTCGGCCCCGCGATCGTCGACCTCGACGTCCAGGCGATGTTCGTGTTCCCCGTCCGGGTGGGCCCCCTGTAG
- a CDS encoding ANTAR domain-containing protein, whose translation MRAQILARAVSRAVLRHTLERERRDNNLEVEPVGAHSRRIVHQATGRILVQARVSADDAHLLLQGYAFSTGARVIDVATDILRGRLTFSASEHGIEEHRNE comes from the coding sequence ATGCGGGCCCAGATCCTGGCCCGAGCCGTCAGTCGGGCCGTCCTGCGCCACACGCTCGAACGGGAGCGACGCGACAACAACCTCGAAGTCGAGCCCGTCGGGGCGCACTCGCGACGCATCGTGCACCAGGCCACGGGACGCATCCTCGTCCAGGCCCGGGTGTCGGCCGACGATGCGCACCTCCTCTTGCAGGGCTACGCGTTCTCGACCGGGGCCCGCGTGATCGACGTGGCCACCGACATCCTCCGTGGGCGGTTGACGTTCTCGGCCTCAGAACACGGAATCGAGGAACACCGCAATGAGTAA
- a CDS encoding GAF and ANTAR domain-containing protein, which translates to MSNTDRETHLVDVFTTLADTLVADYDVVELLQTLVDTTVDLFDVSAAGILLAEADGALDVVASTSEASYLIEVMQLDSEEGPCFDCYVTGASVSVPDLGTVPDRWLPFARAASEHGFASVFAIPLRLRAETIGTLNLLRRETGDLNPRDIRAAQALADVATIGILHERTVREGDVVQRQLQTALGTRVVIEQAKGVVSETRRVSTDAAFDVLRRHARDHNARLADVARDVVERRLEL; encoded by the coding sequence ATGAGTAACACCGACCGGGAGACCCATCTCGTCGACGTCTTCACCACCCTGGCCGACACCCTCGTCGCCGATTACGACGTCGTCGAACTGCTGCAGACGCTGGTCGACACCACGGTCGACCTGTTCGACGTGAGCGCCGCGGGCATCCTTCTTGCCGAGGCCGACGGAGCGCTCGACGTCGTGGCCTCGACCAGCGAGGCGTCGTACCTGATCGAGGTCATGCAGCTGGACTCCGAAGAGGGCCCCTGCTTCGACTGCTACGTCACCGGCGCCTCCGTCAGCGTGCCCGACCTCGGCACCGTGCCCGACCGGTGGCTGCCGTTCGCCCGGGCCGCGTCCGAGCACGGCTTCGCCTCGGTGTTCGCGATCCCCCTCCGACTCAGGGCCGAGACGATCGGCACGCTCAACCTCCTGCGTCGAGAGACCGGCGACCTGAACCCCCGTGACATCCGCGCCGCCCAGGCGCTGGCGGACGTCGCCACGATCGGCATCCTGCACGAGCGCACGGTGCGCGAGGGCGACGTCGTGCAGCGACAGTTGCAGACCGCCCTCGGCACGCGCGTCGTCATCGAGCAGGCCAAGGGCGTCGTGTCCGAGACCCGCCGCGTCAGCACCGACGCCGCCTTCGACGTACTCCGGCGCCATGCTCGTGACCACAACGCCCGCTTGGCCGACGTCGCCCGGGACGTCGTCGAGCGCCGCCTCGAACTCTGA